One Planctomycetaceae bacterium DNA window includes the following coding sequences:
- a CDS encoding FAD-binding oxidoreductase, translating to MPTSNNNSQAGNSLDSQHLTPAQPAGVPSARWHASSTRDVVKIVQSAIANRQRIIVLGNASEARDCDSTGGRQDPGSVGTSGVLCLDSMNKVIDYPARDMTITVEAGMTAGQLQQILSTENQQLPVEFASSEQTIGSLVSSDTSGPSRFGYGTLRDYVIGIEAVDGQGRTFQAGGRVVKNVAGYDFCRLMTGSRGQLGILTHVTFKLKPLPEHSRILVFGFNRLTDVESSLNRLNLSAATPVILDVMNRRASTALLRRSLFDGKLPTDAVDCNFFIVCCVEGSIPVCEFQIESLCDELHDDASWKWIEPPYSGRSQIAGAYCQTSMSLQQPTPNTEWQFKLTTLPSRVVSSISMLENHACMVFGRAGNGVLYFRRDRLTAHQSQDADVANFESPENAVAQSWSTIEHTDPGLPEPDIVAALSAVVEDEIGSVTALKAANSPRSVKGAQSKRVSELLRKTFDPHGLFVQPAAESAS from the coding sequence ATGCCAACGAGTAACAACAATAGTCAAGCCGGCAATTCGCTGGATTCTCAGCACTTGACGCCTGCGCAACCAGCAGGCGTACCTTCCGCGCGATGGCACGCCAGTTCCACCCGTGACGTCGTGAAGATCGTGCAGTCTGCAATAGCAAACCGTCAACGAATTATCGTTCTCGGTAATGCTTCTGAGGCTCGGGATTGCGACAGCACCGGCGGACGGCAGGATCCGGGAAGTGTTGGCACCAGCGGCGTTTTATGTCTCGACAGTATGAATAAGGTGATCGATTATCCGGCCCGGGACATGACGATTACCGTCGAGGCAGGTATGACGGCCGGTCAGCTGCAGCAGATCCTTTCAACAGAAAATCAGCAGCTGCCTGTTGAGTTTGCATCAAGCGAGCAGACAATTGGCTCTCTGGTTTCGTCTGACACCTCCGGCCCAAGTCGTTTCGGCTATGGCACCCTGCGGGATTATGTCATCGGCATCGAAGCCGTCGATGGACAGGGACGGACGTTTCAAGCCGGTGGACGTGTTGTCAAGAACGTTGCGGGGTATGATTTTTGCCGATTGATGACGGGCTCTCGTGGTCAGCTTGGAATCCTGACACACGTGACCTTCAAGCTCAAACCACTTCCTGAACATTCACGCATTCTGGTCTTTGGATTCAATCGTCTGACCGATGTGGAATCGAGCCTGAATCGTTTGAACCTGTCAGCCGCCACTCCCGTCATTCTGGATGTTATGAATCGCCGTGCGTCCACTGCATTACTGAGACGCAGCCTCTTCGATGGAAAATTGCCAACGGACGCCGTCGACTGCAACTTCTTTATCGTCTGCTGTGTCGAAGGCTCCATTCCGGTCTGTGAGTTTCAGATTGAATCTCTCTGCGATGAATTGCACGATGATGCTTCGTGGAAATGGATCGAGCCACCGTATTCCGGTCGGTCTCAGATCGCAGGGGCGTATTGTCAGACTTCCATGTCACTTCAACAGCCGACACCGAATACAGAATGGCAATTCAAACTTACGACGCTTCCATCTCGTGTCGTCTCGTCGATCAGCATGCTTGAGAATCACGCCTGTATGGTGTTCGGACGGGCCGGGAACGGTGTCTTGTACTTCCGACGAGACAGACTAACCGCGCATCAGTCCCAGGATGCTGACGTTGCCAATTTTGAGTCGCCGGAAAACGCGGTGGCACAGTCCTGGTCCACTATTGAGCACACGGATCCCGGACTCCCGGAACCGGACATCGTTGCAGCGTTGTCTGCTGTTGTTGAGGATGAAATTGGTTCTGTCACAGCTCTGAAAGCCGCGAATTCACCGCGGAGCGTCAAAGGCGCGCAATCAAAGCGGGTGTCCGAATTACTGCGAAAGACGTTCGATCCACATGGTCTTTTTGTCCAGCCAGCAGCAGAAAGTGCTTCATGA
- a CDS encoding heterodisulfide reductase-related iron-sulfur binding cluster, with translation MTATSRTDSPLPVIGQSIPYERFLDCVHCGLCTSACPTYVETGDENNSPRGRIYLMRSVVDGRLPLTEKVQHHLDLCLDCRSCETACPSGVQYGRLIEPFRVETLQKEESQGTASTGDWFHRYILHGIFPDRKKTARALAPARWMQKLGVDRFARATGLTRLLPERLRTMQEQLPVLKTPLPELPTFLPAIGRKRADVALFLGCVADAMFRHVHWATARVLQHNGCDVFIPEQQTCCGAIHYHSGAAEPALERMTQNRASFKLSMIDAIIVNVAGCGAMLKDYDHIAQEMSGHAGEHPESSEFCSKVKDISEFLMELGPVHPAGEIDAVVAMQDACHLQHAQRIVKQPADLLRMIPGIRLRSIAEAELCCGAAGTYNLTQPEMADRLGRRKVEHLLEVQPDVIASANAGCSLQLQAKLRQAGKEVPVLHPIELLDLSYRSLPLSAAH, from the coding sequence ATGACAGCCACGTCCCGAACAGATTCCCCGCTGCCTGTCATCGGCCAGTCTATACCCTATGAACGTTTTCTGGATTGCGTGCATTGTGGTTTGTGTACGTCCGCGTGTCCCACGTACGTTGAAACGGGAGATGAGAATAACAGTCCACGAGGTCGAATCTATCTGATGCGGTCAGTTGTCGATGGACGGCTTCCACTAACCGAAAAGGTACAACATCATCTCGACCTTTGTCTCGATTGCCGCAGTTGCGAAACGGCATGTCCATCGGGGGTTCAGTACGGACGTTTGATCGAACCATTCCGAGTTGAAACGCTTCAGAAGGAAGAAAGCCAGGGCACGGCATCCACCGGTGACTGGTTTCATCGCTACATTCTGCATGGAATTTTTCCCGATCGAAAAAAGACCGCCAGAGCACTCGCTCCGGCTCGCTGGATGCAGAAACTGGGTGTCGATCGATTCGCGAGGGCGACAGGTCTGACCCGTCTGTTGCCGGAACGTCTTCGAACGATGCAGGAACAACTGCCGGTTCTTAAGACTCCTTTGCCGGAATTACCAACATTCCTGCCGGCGATTGGCAGGAAGAGGGCGGATGTGGCATTGTTTCTTGGTTGTGTTGCGGATGCCATGTTCAGGCACGTGCACTGGGCAACTGCGAGAGTACTGCAGCACAATGGATGCGATGTTTTTATACCGGAACAGCAAACCTGCTGCGGTGCGATTCATTATCACAGCGGGGCCGCAGAGCCCGCCCTTGAGCGGATGACTCAGAACCGAGCCTCGTTCAAGCTTTCCATGATTGATGCCATCATTGTTAATGTGGCTGGCTGTGGTGCAATGTTGAAGGACTACGATCACATTGCTCAGGAGATGTCCGGGCATGCTGGTGAGCATCCGGAATCGTCCGAATTCTGTTCAAAAGTAAAGGATATCAGCGAATTCCTGATGGAGCTTGGCCCTGTCCATCCGGCTGGTGAGATTGATGCGGTAGTTGCAATGCAGGACGCCTGCCATCTGCAGCATGCTCAGCGTATCGTCAAACAGCCTGCGGACCTGCTGCGAATGATTCCGGGGATTCGACTGAGGTCAATCGCAGAAGCCGAACTCTGTTGTGGCGCTGCAGGAACCTACAACCTGACGCAGCCGGAAATGGCCGATCGGCTTGGTCGACGTAAGGTAGAGCATCTGCTGGAAGTGCAGCCCGATGTCATTGCTTCTGCCAACGCTGGCTGCTCACTGCAGTTACAGGCAAAACTGCGACAGGCCGGTAAAGAAGTCCCGGTGCTGCACCCCATTGAGTTGCTCGACTTGAGCTATCGATCCCTCCCTTTGTCGGCAGCTCATTGA
- a CDS encoding DUF6798 domain-containing protein has protein sequence MSESTTRPGWLRVLGGHQVFLVWLLFVFCSLAQSFIPGVNEPHYLCKARSFADPSWCERDFFLASHNSHFCFYVIVGPLTKVMPFWLVALFGRFVSLALVAWGWCRLAQTLRLRAAFVFGSSALYAVVASLGSFSGEWILGGFESKVPAWGLFLLAAARWMTCLQKGSYRDAVFAGIYAGLATALHPVVGIWGVTAFGMVQFTGCFLPVRGLNDSTQDVEKCVPTESRPWLVLPASVPQTAFSSRVSAFAADSTLMLLPYSVISLAGVVPALRLLIETNVDPDDKAIAEFIQVFWRLSHHMDPSAFSVSQWAFAALVCSALVYLRWLRQVQRRRAETTPATTTVTTRPTCEASMQILERLLVASGMIALAGIAIGWHTVPAKELDGWEWRAALLKFYPFRLFDGMMPILVALSISVWLQNRFTLQLSSAEATARLQRLNRLKAGRAIAGIISIAVLFNLRSVAPAGYTIRQYLDWRDVCFWIREHTPPESLILTPRESFAFKWLAQRAEFVTYKDCPQDASGILEWNRRLWYLNGWTYRSSLDGLYDHQDMQSLRSQTDCDYVVTRTFGPFEQQPVFAAGEWGVYEVPR, from the coding sequence ATGTCCGAATCGACGACTAGACCGGGTTGGCTGAGAGTGCTCGGCGGACATCAGGTTTTTTTGGTCTGGCTGTTGTTCGTTTTCTGTTCACTGGCCCAGTCATTTATCCCCGGCGTCAATGAACCTCACTATCTTTGCAAGGCAAGATCCTTCGCCGATCCTTCATGGTGCGAACGCGATTTCTTTCTGGCATCCCACAACAGTCACTTTTGTTTCTACGTGATCGTTGGGCCTCTGACCAAAGTGATGCCGTTCTGGCTGGTGGCCTTGTTCGGCCGTTTCGTCTCTCTTGCATTGGTTGCATGGGGATGGTGCAGACTGGCTCAAACACTTCGCCTGCGAGCTGCGTTCGTGTTTGGATCCAGCGCTCTTTATGCGGTTGTTGCGAGCCTGGGCAGTTTTTCCGGTGAATGGATACTCGGCGGATTTGAATCCAAAGTCCCGGCATGGGGACTATTTCTTCTGGCAGCAGCGCGATGGATGACGTGCCTTCAGAAAGGCAGTTACCGGGATGCAGTCTTTGCCGGAATCTATGCAGGGCTGGCGACGGCTTTACATCCGGTGGTCGGGATTTGGGGAGTCACGGCATTCGGAATGGTGCAGTTCACAGGTTGCTTTCTGCCTGTCCGCGGCCTGAACGACTCCACACAGGACGTCGAAAAATGCGTGCCGACAGAATCTCGACCGTGGCTTGTCCTCCCAGCCAGCGTGCCGCAGACAGCATTTTCAAGCCGTGTATCTGCATTCGCGGCGGATTCGACTCTAATGCTGCTCCCATACTCCGTCATCAGCCTGGCCGGAGTTGTACCGGCTCTGAGGCTGTTGATAGAGACCAACGTCGATCCTGACGACAAAGCAATTGCGGAGTTCATTCAGGTTTTCTGGCGACTGAGCCACCATATGGACCCCAGCGCATTTTCTGTTTCACAATGGGCCTTTGCAGCTCTGGTCTGTAGTGCATTGGTGTATCTGCGATGGCTGCGGCAAGTGCAACGTCGTCGCGCAGAAACAACGCCCGCTACAACAACAGTGACGACGAGACCCACCTGCGAAGCCAGCATGCAGATTCTGGAGAGATTATTGGTGGCTTCGGGAATGATCGCCCTGGCTGGCATCGCCATAGGCTGGCATACCGTTCCCGCGAAAGAACTCGACGGATGGGAATGGCGTGCCGCCCTGCTTAAGTTTTACCCATTTCGACTCTTCGACGGAATGATGCCAATTCTGGTTGCACTCAGCATCTCGGTTTGGCTGCAAAATCGATTTACGCTGCAATTGAGTTCGGCGGAAGCAACGGCAAGGTTGCAGCGACTGAACCGACTGAAGGCTGGTCGCGCAATTGCCGGAATCATCTCGATTGCCGTGCTTTTCAATTTACGATCTGTCGCTCCGGCGGGGTACACCATTCGACAATACCTGGACTGGAGAGACGTCTGTTTCTGGATACGCGAACATACGCCGCCGGAAAGCCTGATCCTCACGCCACGGGAATCGTTTGCCTTTAAGTGGCTCGCGCAACGGGCAGAGTTTGTCACCTACAAAGACTGCCCTCAGGATGCGTCAGGGATTCTGGAATGGAATCGTCGACTTTGGTATCTGAATGGGTGGACATACCGAAGTTCGCTCGATGGACTTTACGATCATCAGGACATGCAGTCCCTGCGATCTCAGACCGATTGTGATTATGTCGTCACGCGGACCTTTGGGCCGTTCGAACAGCAGCCTGTATTCGCTGCCGGCGAATGGGGTGTTTACGAAGTTCCTCGATAG
- a CDS encoding TIGR00730 family Rossman fold protein encodes MTLARICVFCGSRSGAIPDYALAAHAVGRHLAEQQHTLVYGGGSTGIMGAIADSVLENHGQIIGVIPEHLARVELMHARVADMRVTRDMHERKAIMHQLADAYITLPGGYGTLEELFETVTWAQLELHQRPVALINLNGVYDGLLTQLNRMIHDGFLSTQCLELLTVTTSVEELIAWIDALPCQ; translated from the coding sequence ATGACTTTGGCAAGAATTTGCGTATTTTGTGGTTCTCGTTCAGGCGCGATTCCCGATTACGCTCTGGCCGCGCATGCTGTCGGACGTCATCTTGCAGAACAACAGCATACTCTTGTTTACGGCGGCGGAAGCACGGGCATCATGGGAGCTATCGCCGACAGTGTGCTGGAGAACCATGGGCAGATCATCGGAGTGATCCCTGAACATCTGGCACGCGTCGAATTGATGCATGCGCGCGTTGCGGATATGCGAGTCACTCGGGATATGCACGAACGCAAGGCCATCATGCATCAGTTGGCCGATGCCTACATTACTTTGCCCGGTGGTTACGGCACCCTGGAAGAATTATTCGAAACGGTCACCTGGGCTCAATTGGAACTTCATCAACGTCCGGTCGCCCTCATCAATCTCAACGGCGTCTATGACGGACTACTAACACAGCTGAACCGTATGATTCATGATGGATTTCTTTCGACGCAATGTCTCGAACTTCTCACCGTGACGACCAGCGTCGAAGAACTCATTGCATGGATCGATGCATTACCATGTCAGTAA
- a CDS encoding redoxin domain-containing protein: protein MRNQIVTSLRCIVFAFIMIVLMCPEASAQPQPSDGPSSEADHYGEYSAMIPRRLLPLLHAQEVQDELKLSKSQVSALEAKLEELDKVWFPARLLPDDQMIPIVDRLEIQAVAWLRQNVDSEQIKRISQLEMQAQSVRMLLRNDVRKKLAIKDSQVQKLVKLAQATIDAQAAQRSSSGVLAEDLTRNLESAMRAEQKALETVLTKEQNNQLWILLGEPFNTSSLKRIFPIAPEFHSVSDWINSSPQTLKSLRGKVVLVHFYAFQCHNCHANFEIYKRWHKDLQQKGVVLIGIQTPETTAERDPNSVARAAKEKGLEFPIMVDLESENWKAWGNTMWPTVYVVDKRGYIRHWWQGELNWQGATGDKTIEQVVDLALSEK, encoded by the coding sequence GTGCGAAATCAAATAGTCACCTCGCTGCGATGTATCGTTTTTGCCTTCATCATGATTGTGCTGATGTGTCCAGAGGCTTCCGCACAGCCACAGCCGTCTGACGGGCCTTCTTCTGAGGCAGATCACTACGGCGAATACTCAGCCATGATCCCTCGCCGTTTGCTTCCGCTGCTGCATGCTCAGGAAGTGCAGGACGAACTAAAGCTGAGTAAATCTCAGGTTTCTGCTCTTGAAGCAAAGTTGGAGGAACTCGATAAAGTCTGGTTTCCTGCAAGGTTGTTGCCGGACGATCAAATGATCCCGATTGTCGACCGTCTCGAAATTCAGGCCGTAGCATGGCTCCGGCAAAACGTCGATTCTGAGCAGATAAAGAGGATCAGCCAACTGGAAATGCAGGCCCAGAGTGTGCGAATGCTGCTTCGGAATGATGTTCGAAAGAAGCTTGCCATCAAGGATTCTCAGGTGCAGAAACTTGTGAAGCTTGCGCAAGCAACCATCGATGCGCAAGCTGCCCAGCGATCATCCTCCGGGGTGCTGGCTGAAGATTTGACCAGGAACCTGGAATCGGCAATGAGAGCTGAGCAAAAGGCACTGGAAACCGTCCTCACAAAGGAGCAGAACAATCAACTGTGGATCCTTTTGGGAGAACCATTCAACACGAGTTCTCTGAAACGCATTTTCCCGATCGCCCCGGAATTTCATTCTGTGTCGGACTGGATTAATTCATCGCCGCAGACGCTGAAGAGTCTGCGTGGCAAAGTGGTGTTGGTGCATTTCTACGCGTTCCAGTGCCACAACTGCCACGCAAATTTCGAGATCTACAAACGCTGGCACAAAGACCTTCAGCAAAAAGGTGTCGTGCTTATCGGAATTCAAACGCCTGAGACAACTGCAGAACGGGATCCAAATTCTGTTGCCAGGGCTGCGAAGGAGAAAGGCCTGGAGTTTCCAATCATGGTCGACCTGGAGTCGGAGAACTGGAAAGCCTGGGGCAACACCATGTGGCCAACGGTTTATGTGGTCGACAAGCGAGGTTACATCCGACACTGGTGGCAGGGCGAACTCAACTGGCAGGGAGCGACCGGCGATAAGACCATCGAACAGGTCGTAGATCTCGCGCTCTCGGAGAAATAG